CAATGTTGCAGCTATCATACTAAGCAGGATTATCCAGCGCCGTTCGTGGATGATCCAGAAGATCAGGGCAATGAAAAATAGGAGGATCAGCTGTGGTTTGATCGTCGATATCGCCAGGAATAAACCTGCCAGCCAGTCATTTCGTGTTATTACTGTAAAGTACAAGAACCCAGCTATCCCCAGCAGAATAAAACTGGTCACCTGGCCTTTTTCAAGGGTAGAGATCGTAGGAGCAAAGATGAATACGATTAGCATGGCCAACCAGCGTTGTTTTTGCTCACCCGAATAGACCCGCCAGAGCATTTGTGATGCCAGGAGGATCAAGGCTGCGGAGATAAGCAGCCAGATGACTCGGCTGATTGGGTAGGCCGGCAAACCGAAAGGCATGATTAGCGCAATTGCCCAAGGGGGGTTCAACATCAACGAGTTCTGATTGGATAATGTATCGCCAGCTTCAACTTGTAGTTGGCTGATATGGGCGAGATCGTACGGGTTTTCGCCGTGTAGGTTTAACCTGCCACCAGCCCAGAAGCGCAGGTAATCATCGCTGGCGATGACTTGGGGAGTGACCAGGATGGGTGCCAGGCGGATCAGGCCAATCACAGCAATGGCTAATAAAAGCCAGCTGACCCGTTGGTAGATCTTCTTTTTTTGAGGGGAGGAGGTTGTCATCCGCTCAGCCTCGATGGAAGAATCGACAGCGGATCAAGGTGTATATGGCTTCATAGCCATCCACCCACGATATCTTCTTGCCAGCCTCGACCGTGCGAGGGGAGTAGGTGATCGGGACTTCCAGGATCTGGTACCCTTTTTTCAAAAATTGGGAGGTGATTTCCGGCTCGAAATCGAAACGGACACAGCGCAGGCGGATACCATCCAGAGCCTCACGATAGAACATTTTATAAGCGGTTTCCATGTCGGTGAGGTGCCCGCCGAACAGCAGGTTGGAAAGAGTGGTTAGAAATCGGTTAGCGAGGCGGGAAGTGCGGTTCAGCTTTACTTTTGAGTGCAAGAATCGGGAACCATAGACTACCCTGGCCCGCTGATCAAGCAAGGGGGAGAGTAAGCGGGGATATTCGCTCGGATCCAGCTCCATATCGGCGTCCTGGATGGTGATGATATCGCCTGAGGAAATGGCGATGCCCAGGCGCACTGCTGCGCCTTTGCCCAGGTTGGTGGGTGAATGGTACGCGATCAATCCCGGATACCTGGCCTGGAGATCTTGGATAATGTCTTGGGAGCGATCGCGCGATCCATCGTTGGAGATGATGACCTCTTTATCGACTTCTCCCAGGTTCACAGCATAAACACCTTCCACCACCTTCTCTAGTGAATCCGCTTCGTTATATGCCGGTATGATGATGCTGAGTTTCATCCTTTTCCTCTCAAGGCCTGAGGCTGCTCACGGGATCCAGGTCTGCAGAACGTATACGACCAGCAGGAATAACATGGCAATCGCGCTGA
This Anaerolineales bacterium DNA region includes the following protein-coding sequences:
- a CDS encoding glycosyl transferase — protein: MKLSIIIPAYNEADSLEKVVEGVYAVNLGEVDKEVIISNDGSRDRSQDIIQDLQARYPGLIAYHSPTNLGKGAAVRLGIAISSGDIITIQDADMELDPSEYPRLLSPLLDQRARVVYGSRFLHSKVKLNRTSRLANRFLTTLSNLLFGGHLTDMETAYKMFYREALDGIRLRCVRFDFEPEITSQFLKKGYQILEVPITYSPRTVEAGKKISWVDGYEAIYTLIRCRFFHRG